The Spinacia oleracea cultivar Varoflay chromosome 2, BTI_SOV_V1, whole genome shotgun sequence DNA segment gtaaagggacttagaaagttataactatgcatatgagacgtgtaataagtttgaaaacattccttaggttctttggttcaaagttgggttcgaaaacatcatttttgcctaaaaatgacctaggacgacccaaatagccttaaatgtgaaataatagattgtaaagggacttaggaagttataactatgcatatgagacgtgtaataagtttgaaaatattccttaggttctttggttcaaagttgggttcgaaaacatcatttttgcctaaaaatgacctaggacgacccaattagccttaaatgtgaaataatagattgtaaagggacttaggaagttataactatgcatatgagacgtgtaataagtttgaaaacattccttaggttctttggttcaaagttgggttcgaaaacatcatttttgcctaaaaatgacctagaacgtacgacccaattagccttaaatgtgactactacgtatataattgcatttacatgtgtaaacaaagtatataattgcacttacatgtaaaatattctttgcatttacatgtgtaaacaaagtatatataattgcatattttatcgaatgtgtagtgcttttcggagttacaagagactaggtggacaatctaagggaactaaattaacatggattccagcacaggtatatatatataattagtttattatttacctaagaaataagtttttcaaaattataacatacaatgtgatagaaattttacttgtgttatttattttaatgcatttagtgtgctcaacaaccgggatcactagattgtggctactacgtcatgcgttttatgtacgacataataatgaatcatggtaatagtcaagatcttactaaggtatgttctcataaactacgtactttatataataaattgaagtacacaaaactattatattgatcaatcgttgataaattgaattatttacacttttttaggatttttcaagaacattgccttattcagcggaggagattaatgaggtgaaagatttttgggcagattacttcatgaacaatgtcgaatttttagcttaatttgtaatatgaacttgatctctagctagctacgtacctttgttgtaataattttatgtttgttgtaacatgttggttgatcgatctatgacgaatttaattgccttttattgggaacgttaattacgttgtaaacttttgtgacaggtattaattataaatgtattcccggtattgggaatgaaccgtctaatttcaaagacgatcatgtcggaatttccaactaaaatattaaaaaacgaatattttttttaaaaaaaataagtcatttgcaacgcacgttagctcaatgtgcgaggcaaatgacttaattttttggcgctaaaattgtcatttgcgtcgcacattaagctattgtgcgtggcaaatgactttttttttttgcgcctaaaagtcatttgcgtcgcacatttatctaatgtgcgttgcaaataacttttcaacatggtgcctgaaaagtcatttgcaacgcacattagctaaatgtgcgacgcaaatgaaccttatttgcgtcgcacatttagctaatgtgcgttgcaaatgacttttcaggcatcatgttgaaaagttatttgcgtcgcacgtttgctaattgtgcgacgcaaataaggttatttgcgtcgcacaaatgtgcgacgcaaatgacttttagtcatttgcgtcgagagcttttgccacgcacgatgtgcgacgcaaatatgcttaaaagtgcgatgcaaatgaccctttttccactagtgtaacAATACAATCAATCAACCTCACAAGTATTTCTCTCAAACTATGCTCAAGCTCAACATCTCAAGCATGTCAATCATAATGGTATCTAAATATGATTTATATACCCCAACTTCCTAATCCTAGTCTTAATATTAGGAAACACAATATTACTAGAATATTACAATTTAGGAGAAAACAATATACTAACAAACACTAAAATACAACTCATAAAATAGGAATACAATAACATAATATATCTCCTAAATAAATATCTAATAATATACCAAAACTGAAACTGATTGCCATATTGAATTTAATATTAACATCATCTTAGAGGGATATGTATGCATTTCAAATATTAACAGGTATTGTGTAGGTGTGTCGTGTTGCAAGTAGGGATGGTAATCACATCCGAATCCGAACCAAGTCCGACCCGATTCGAAGGAAAAAATCCGATCCGAATCCGAGAAAAAAAGTCTAAATCCGAATCTGATTAAAACATCCGAATTCGAATGGACATGGATCGGATATGGAGCCTGCAGAGAATCCGACCCGAGTCCGAATCCGAGTCCAAATCCGACTCGAAATTATATCAAGGTGTATTATTTTTCGTACAtaactttttttaaaaggaatttcccaatttaatttaatatatttaattaaagcgcatacatttgtaatttattaatttattagaaactcattagattttggtaaatgaaaaatatgatttctaatttattttaaaattaagaaataCAAGTTCTGTGTAAGTAAAGTTAACGCATGATtcggatttggatatggatatgAATATGGATTCGGATTCGAATTTGGATATTATATTGATGCAATTTTGGAGTCTGAATTTTAaatggatttggatatggatatggatgcaattttggagtccggattttaaatggatatggatatggatgcaattttagtgtccgaattttaaatggatCGGATTTGGAGTTTACTACATCCGACCCGAATCCAATCCATTGCCACCCCTAGTTGCAAGTTGCGCGTTTGGCCATCCCCGGTTAAAAGGCTTGGGCTAAAGGAGCACTTCTAGATACTCCCAAATAAGATACTACTAGAattaagcccgtgcgatgcacggatcaATACATTAAAATTAAGTATTACTATATAGAATATAGTAGTTGATTCCTAATAAAATTTATctattattatcttttactaagtttttttttatttatttatttagactcctagcaaaatttatctcttattgTCTTTTACCAGTATTTGACTCCTATTATATTCAATTTTAtcttattatttatcatttaaaaataaaattaatatttgattATGTGACTGGACaatcctacgtggacgctctATATGCTCTTGAAAAAaacccctttatatatatatatatatatatatatatatatatatatatatatatatatatatatatatatatatatatatatatatattagatgtGCCTCAAAAAATGGTTTCATCTATTAAAAGCTTTCCAGTAGTATGATATTATCATAATAAAATGCTTAACTTTATATTACATAAGTTAAATTTCCTTAATCAATTATAACTGTTAATTAAAATCTTCTTTAATCACTTTAATTTAACATTATTTTAGGAGTAGTGGCAATGGGCATATATAGATATCAAGTTTacttttaaaaatttatatactTGACATACAAAAATCGTGTGTCAATTCAAATTTCTCAAAAGTTGAATCATATTGAAACTTTGGCTTCTTTCTTTAAACTCTAAGCATTATGTGACCGACGAATTATCCTTAAGACATAAATGAAAGAATATTTTCCGTGCCCTTTTCATTAACCTCAAAGGGTATTTATACTAGTGTACATTAGGAAGGGAAATATACACCAAATCAATCTACGATATATACAATAATATCTACGATTATATTAcgattatttacataatctattaCACCCCCTCAGTCGAAGCGGGAGGCGTACGAACACTGAGACTGTCCCGAAAATCTTCAAAGAGTACCAAAGGAAGCCCCTTAGTGATAATATCCGCAATCTGATGACGGGACGGAACATGAAGAACACGTACCTGGCCTCGGGCAACCTTCTCTCGCACAAATAGAATATCCATCTCAATATGTTTAGTGCGTTGATGTTGTACGGGATTACCAGAAAGATAAATCGCGCTCACATTATCACAATAAACCAGTGTAGCCTTGCGGATAGGACAATGTCGCTCTAAGAGAAGGTTTCGTAGCCAACAAGATTCAGAAACAATATTAGCAACCCCCCTGTATTCGGCCTCCGCACTGGACCTAGATAGAATAGGTTGTCGCTTAGACGACCAAGAGATCAAATTGTCACCCAAGAAAACGCAGTAGCTCGACGTAGAACGTCGCGTATCTGGGCAGCCGCCCCAATCCGCGTCGGTGTAGGAAACCAAGTCAGAGATAGGCGACGGGTAGAGATGTAGCCCAAGAGTGAGGGTGCCCTGAATGTACCGAATAATACGCTTAAGAGCCTGCATATGGGCATCTCGTGGAGCATGCATATGTAAGCAGACTTGCTGAACAGCATAAGATATGTCTGGCCTGGTGAATGTGAGGTACTGAAGTGCACCCGCTAAGTTACGATAGTGTGTAGGATCCTTGTAAGGAGCCCCCGAAGTAGCACTAACCTTGGGTTTAGTATCAACGGGAGTAGAGGAGGGCTTGCAACTAGACATGCCAGCACGCTCTATGATTTCCTCAGCATATTTGCGTTGAGACAGGAATAGTCCACCTGTATGCCGTGTCACTGCAATGCCAAGAAAGTAATTCAAAGGACCCAAATCCTTCATAGCAAATTCTGATGCAAGGTGTGCCATAATAGAGAGGCGAAGAGAATGTGTAGATGCGGTGAGAataatgtcatcaacatacaacaAGATATAAGCCATGTGACCGTCTTGTTGATAAATAAACAGTGAGTTATCAGACTTACTGTTAGTGAATCCCAATGAAGTGACATAATCTGCAAACCTCCTGTACCATGCCCGGGGTGCCTGTTTAAGGTCATATAATGACTTACGTAACAAACACACGTGATCCGGATGTTTGGGATCTCGGAAGCCCAGAGCTTGGTGCATATATACAGTCTCCTTGAGTGTACCAAATAGAAAAGCATTCTTGACATCCAACTGATGGATAGGCCAATTCTTGGACAAAGAGAGGATGAGCACCGGCCGGCCGAATAGTTGCCGGTTTAACCACCGGACTAAAAGTTTCCCCACAATCAATGCCAACCTGTTGAGTTTTACCATCACCTACAAGTCTGGCTTTATGCCGCTCAAAATCACCATTAGCCTTTTCTTTATGAGAGAAAATCCACATAGAACGAATAACATTAACATTAGGTGGACGGGGGACCAAATCTCACGTCTTATTTTTAATAAGAGCATCAAATTCATCATCCATGGCCATTTTCCAATTTGGGGTCACGTAAGGCAAAGACCGGGTTACGGGGAAGTGGAGACTTCGTAACTGTGGTAAGCAAATTAAATTGCTTTTTGGGTTTCACAATCCCTCTTTGGCTACGGGTAACCATTCTTGGTGCtgtatttggaatttggatGGGTGTTGTGTTTGGTCCAGGCCCAGTCTGTCCAGCGCATGGGCTTGGAGCAGACATGGGCTGCATGGGAGTGAAGGCTGGTGGGAATAGAGAGTCAGCAGCAAGAGGAGATGGGCCAAGAGGACATGAATATAGTTATTTCTCTTTTTACATTATTGTACTTATTTATATGGTCTCCAAGTTTCTGAGTAAAGGATGGAGAATGGAGATGTGCTAACTACTTTGTGACTAAGTAGCGATTAACCAAGTAAACAAGCATAAACAGAGACAAGAAAATTTACCATGGGACTCCAAATGTAGCGAGAAAACCCACAATTCACTAGTAGTAATGAAGATGATTGATAGGCGATTTTCGTGTCGTTATACAAGAATcactcaatcaaacaaaatttatagaacacCTAGCCTATCAACTATATTGATTATAGTGATAAGTTTCGGGATTGTCCCAAGAGAACGGTGAGCAAGAGTTTAACAAGTTCGGGTTAGCTTAATTAGAAGTGAAAGGTAATTTAGTTTGTAACGAACTAGCACTTCTACACTAATTACCAAGTGAATCAAGAAGGACTAAACTAAGATTCGGTATTAACTAATTCAGTGAATTTTAGAAACACAATTATTGGAAACTGAGTTTTCGATGATATTGTTACTCAGATTTTGTAATGCTCTCGCTTTTATAATAGTATATAATATTATTGTTCATTTTAGTAGTAGTTTTACTTATTATGTGTTTGCATCGTTTGTTATGATATCATATGTGATTCACCTGAATGAGCGACTTGACATCTTCTAGGCCAACATCATTTTTTTGTCTCAGAGATTTGTTGGTGTTTATATGTTGACATTTGTGGTGGCAGTCATACCGGAAACTATCTCTCTATTCACAGAAAGGCACCCTCCTGTTTCGAACTAGCAATTGAGCAGCAAGCCTTGTTACTGAATTTAAGGCGCCTTTTGCAATGTAACTTCTTTCTCCTCTTGAAACTGCTGTGACATTTGGGCATCTTACTATCTTATTATGAGAAACTAATATCTATATGTTTTTCACCTTTCTAAGGTTGTTGATATTCTAGCTCCACACCACAAGGGGAGGAAAGATTAGGCCGTTTATTCTGAGATGCAGGTGTTGGGACAAATATGGTTATTCTAGAACTTATCAACAACGTTGCTAAAACTCATGGTATTTTCCAATTACAAATTTTCTCCATAGAATCTAACAGCTTAATTACCCTAGTTTTCTAACTTTTTTTGTCATGATCAGGTGGCTCACCCATTGTGTTTCATCTTTTAGTTGTTGGCTGACAACAAATGTACGTCTTTATGGTCAAATGAATGAGCCACCAGATGCTCGTGCCCGTGTTGGTCTTACTTAATTGACTATTGCAGAACACTAGATTTTATTAACAGCTTTTTccgtttcttattattttttatatcgaGTCCATACAGGGTTGAATGTGGTTTTATTCTTGTATATGCACAAATTTTAGATGTATAAGTGTATTTTTTTAGATTTATGGGCGTGGTCGATCATGAATTATTTGTATTTGTTTAAAGAATGATTTGGATGAaatatttgttgatttttctaATTGCTGCTCGATTGCAATGTTAACAATTATTTATGTGCTTTTAGGTAACGTTGGAGGATGAGACATGTCAGAAtaaagtgtttttttttaaattaaaaaatgtcAAAGAGACCTGTTAGGTGAGATAGTAGGTCTCTCTTGAaccataattttttaaaataaaaaaggcaAAGAGACCCGTAGGGTGTGGCAGGGGGTCTCGGTGGAACCACCAAGAGACCCCCTCTCTCACATATTGGGTATGTTTtccttttaaaatatttaattttgagaaacttttgtgtgagaccgcctcacaggaaagaccgccttgttAGCAGTCCCGTTGGCAGCCATGTTGGCGCATGTGCTGACGTCagcatgtaatttttttttaaaaaaaaaagtttgaaaaaaattttttgaattttttttttgatttttttcccaggcttaactaattgggcttcaggcttaactaattggccttcaaacttaactaattggatttcaggcttaaattttttttttttcgaaattaaattttcaatttttttgggtactaactaaactagtgtaaacataactaaaagtaataaaatcataactgattgaataacaaaatagttaaggtataaaaacaaatagttaaacttatgagtcgaatagttattaattttaaacaaacttattattaactaaaactcgtaaaatcttaattaatgagttgcaatgcttaactaattgatttcattggttaactaattggtttcagtgcttaactaagtggttcattgcttaactaattggtttcgttgcataactaattagtttcgttgctaattgaatttcaaacttaactaattagttctagtggTTAACGTAATTAAATccagtgcataactaattgctcccagtgcttcactaattggtttcaatgattcactaattggttgcatggtttaactaatatgttacattacttaactaatttattacattgtttaactaattggttccgaagcttaacttattagtttcattttttaactaattaattgattcaattgcttaactaattggtttcaatgcttaaaattttgtatcttaactaaaactatgAAATTCGTTATCTGAAACACAAAAttacataactaaaactcaaaaaatcttaactaaaaccaagaaaatcgtaacttaAACTCGTGAAATCATAACTGAAACTCGAAAAATCGTAATAAAGGCCTGAAGTGAAACTAAAaaatacgtaactaaaactcaaaaaaccttAACTAAAAACGAACGTGacaaatcataactaaaacttaaaaattcataactaaaacatagTGAATCAGAAATTTTAACTTAAACACGAAAATTCGTAACTAAAACTCAGAAAATATTAACTAAGTTtcagaaaatcttaactaaaactcagaaatcttaactaaacctcgaaaatttaatcttaactaaaacaagattattcttaactaaaatgaaataattcgATCTTAACTTAAATGAAATTATTGTAACTAAAACAACAATATTCTTATCTAAAACAAAATAACTTATAACTAACAGAAGCATTCTTAACTGAAACGAAATTAACTAAACCATCaacattcttaactaaaacaaataaattataactaaaagaACCATATTCCTAACTGAAACGAAAGacctaaaactaattaaataacaacaaccaattgctCCTTCGCAAGGCTTCTGCAACTTCCCTTCTGCATCAATTGCTCCGATTACCAAACCAACAACATGAACAACACCGAGCACCGCAACTTCCAGCACCAGGGCGGCGGCTATAGCCTCGACGGGGATCACCTCCTTGTAGCCTCCGCCACCACATCCGCCTTTGCGGGATTAAGCCTCGTTGACGATGATTTGATGATCGTCAAGATCGCCTAGACCACCAGCCGCACCGAATAGCCACCTCTGCTCCCGGCAACTCTCCTTCGTCCTTCGCCGCTCAATCTCTCTCCGCCTAAGCGCCACCGCAGCTTTCCGTCGAGATTACCTAGACCACACAACAAATCAATCAAATACACAAACCtaaattttaaaatcaaaaaaaattgaaaaataaaaaacttaagGAACAGATCTTGCGGTGGATGCTCCCTCACACCTttgatcaaaaaaaaaatcaaatacataaactaaaatcaacaaaattaatataaaaaaaacataaaaaatcaaaaacctaaatcGATCGAAAAAATCAATCGAACATCGATCAAAAATCCAACTCAGATTTCGAAAATCAAAAATCTAAATAAATGAGGAAGAATGGAGGAGAGATGAAGAAAAGAGGTGGAAGAATTACCTTAGCCACCACCGTGACCAGGCAACCATTAACGCAACCACAAACTCCTCGTGCAACCATAACCTCGGCAACGACGGCGCTAAAATTGTTCAATTCGTTGGCGTTGATCGCGGCGGAGATTCTCTCTCTTGCCTCCGACAACCGTCGTTAATTTCTTCTAGAATTAGGtctggagaggagagagaggagaagagtgtttaagagagagaaagggggccGAGTTGAGGGGAAGGAAAGAAATGAATTAGGGTTAATTTGTAAAGGGGAAGGAAAATGTGTATATATACTGTTGACGTCAGTATTTTGTCAGCAATTGCGTGTCATCATTAGTGCCGACCGCCTtacctaaaagtttgtatttaatTTTTGGCATCAAAAAGAGACCTCCTATCTTACCTAATGGGTCTCTTTTTTCCAACAAAGAGAACCTCTCATATGAGGGAGTCTTTTACCAAAGAGACCTCTGAGATAGAGACCCCCTTAAAAGAGGTCTCTAAGGCCCTTTTGGAGGGGTCTCTTCCcttgtttttgtagtagtgtcatCATCAAAATCATATTGGCTCAACACTTATATTGCACTTTGGATTATCTGATGCGTGCCGAACTTTGTAATAAACTGTTGTCTTTTTTTGTTACACTTTGTAATATTTTTAAACATGAGATATAATTCTCTTATTTGTATTATGAGTATACTTTTAATAAGATTGATACATTTATCTatatgttattatttatttaccaTTAAAGgtttaaaaatacaaaaaataaaagtttgtttttgttattttttccgAATACTGGGTTTTCCTTATAACCTAAGCACTTGACAaatcaagtgcttggggttttcCTTAAACCCCAAATACTAAACATGTCAAGTGCTTGGCGATTTCCATAAACCCCAAGTCAAGTGCTTGCCAAGCACTTGAAATATTATAAAGTGTTTCACCTCCAAGTGATAGGGGCATAATCACCagcacttgaggttttttctactagtggtatATTAGGGTCGAATAAATTGAAGAGATTTGGaggaaaaatccaaaaatagaacTCACCTTACTCGTCCCTTTCTTTCCGATCTCCTTTCTCCTCCTTCACTCCCCTTCCTTTCCCTTCTACGAAGTAGTATATTGATATCCAAAAAAAGGGTAATTAAATGACCAAAGAGTATGTTAATACTTTAGACATGAAAATTAGCTTTTACCGTATTATTGAATTACTTCCTGTGATATTTAAGCATATATATATCTCAGTTCGGTGGCGGTTCTAGTAAGGGTTCAGTTCCACTAAACCCTTACTAGACTGGTAAAAAGATTGTAAAAAGCATTTAACTctagttaaataaaaataaaaccagccatttaacacaaattaactgTGTGCTTGAGTGGTTTCTGCTTCTACATATCAAATCAAGGGACGCAGGCTCAATTCTCAAGTGCCGCAAACTTAATCTTTTTCCCTTTCCCCTTTTTTATGTTTGATTTTATTATGTATCCCTAAATTCCGAATCCTTAAGCAGAGAATCCTGACACCGTCACTGTCCGGCTGTCCCAGCTACGTACATATTGAGTTGTTGAATCCTTAATCCCAAAATGTTGCAAGAAATGCCTACACTGTGTGTATGTGACTTTTAttacaaacttttctataaggcggtcttacacaaaagaccaccttggtatcatataacttaagcaatggaaccaattagttaagcacttgaactaattagttaagcactgaaaccaattagttagagctggcaatgggttgggttgggtcgaaatcaggtcgacccatttataaacgggttgagattttcccaacccaacccgacctgtttaattaaacgggttgagattttcaacccaacccaacccaactataaacgggttgacctgaagttgacccgtttaatttttttttcccacttttaattgtaaattgatttgactatagaattgcgaggtgattttgttatggcatatctcattgcaaaaagtaatttttcaatatgtatttgacatgaatcaaaacgtcaaataattattcaatgttgaagggaaaatgagaaataaaatctttcaaatcacattatacatatatatattacatactttcttgcacttaaacgggttagacgggttgttttcgggttgaaaatttcaacctgacccaacccatttaattaaacgggttgggttgggttgacccatttaattaaacgggttgaaaatcttgacccaaccctttattattgggttgggttcgggttgggttggtgggttgggtcaatttttgccagctctacaattagttaagcaaaaaatataaattagttaagcaattgaatcaattaattaagcaatgtaaccaattagttaagaaatggaaccaattagttaagcaaccaaagtggtctttccgataaggcggtcttacacaaaagttgccggaCTTTTATTCtcgtcaaaaaaaatatatgaagtAATTGCTTTTATTCTATATGTGTTGGCagacaaaattttatttttatataaccATTAACATGTAATGCTCCTAAAATTTTAACCAAAAAATTATTCGCGGTTTGTTTGTGACTTTTGAATTGGAGAGAGTACTCCATCTAACTTTAAATCTTATAAGCGGAAAACTTTTAGACTAATGTGTTAACAACAAATGCAAGAAACTTTGACAAAAGAACAACGGTGATGTGTTCGATACTCATACGAGAGTAAGTTTATTGATTTTGAGGAAATTAGTTAGGCTAATGACCTACCTAGGCCCACTATTAAATTATTGGTCATTCGGAActaaatatggttatgggtCAGGCCTAGACGTGGTTTGTATCGAGTCCACGTTTTTTGAGTCTGAATAGGTGTATCTTGTGCTAAACCTACTTGTTTTGTGTCGGACTGGATTGGGAATTTCAAAAGGCGGCCCATATATGGCCCAACAAGCCCACTTTCATTCGTGTAGGAGCAGACCTTCGTGTCTGAGccaattttactaaatttaacaTGCTCTATTGTGTCGGGCCGTTTCTTATCATGctcttttcgaaacaatgtGGAACGAACCCAGGCCACAACCCACCACTACATGCTCATGTTGGGCCGTTTTTTTCTGTGTCAGACCATGCTTTTTCGTGATGTGACCTGTCGTGTCACGGGCAGGCCCGGCCTAATGCCATATTCACTCGGAACGAAAGACATATACAAGTCATTTCTGAATATCTAATAACATGGTAGGTCAGCGAAGTGCTTTACCATTAATCTACAACTCCCAGCTCGCTGGACTAGAATATGTAATTTAATTCGGTATATGTTAGTgtagaaattaattaaaatactttGATGGAGGCAGCTGAAGTGACAAAGCATATGTTCTTACAACTTTGCATCTTTGTATGGCTTGATTAAAGCAATAAGTTACCGCGTGCATATACCAAGAAAGCAAACTTGCTGTTTGGTTAAACGAGTGAACTGCTGTTGCATTTTCCACTAGTGTCAAAAGCCATGCTAATTAATGTGAAACCTTCCTACAGAATACAATTTACGGACTCCCTCTGGTTTTGAATAAATACATAATTTATACTTCACTATTTATACTATTTATAGGCTAAATTTGACTTGATTTGTtactaatatataaaaatatatgTTGTTGTTGGATTAACCTCGACGAATATTTCATAATGtcaattttttataacttttattaataaatcaattagaGATACTAAAGTTGAAGTTGTGCATCGATAAGTATACCAAttaaatttatatatttattca contains these protein-coding regions:
- the LOC130467536 gene encoding uncharacterized mitochondrial protein AtMg00810-like: MVKLNRLALIVGKLLVRWLNRQLFGRPVLILSLSKNWPIHQLDVKNAFLFGTLKETVYMHQALGFRDPKHPDHVCLLRKSLYDLKQAPRAWYRRFADYVTSLGFTNSKSDNSLFIYQQDGHMAYILLYVDDIILTASTHSLRLSIMAHLASEFAMKDLGPLNYFLGIAVTRHTGGLFLSQRKYAEEIIERAGMSSCKPSSTPVDTKPKVSATSGAPYKDPTHYRNLAGALQYLTFTRPDISYAVQQVCLHMHAPRDAHMQALKRIIRYIQGTLTLGLHLYPSPISDLVSYTDADWGGCPDTRRSTSSYCVFLGDNLISWSSKRQPILSRSSAEAEYRGVANIVSESCWLRNLLLERHCPIRKATLVYCDNVSAIYLSGNPVQHQRTKHIEMDILFVREKVARGQVRVLHVPSRHQIADIITKGLPLVLFEDFRDSLSVRTPPASTEGV